From a region of the Xanthomonas rydalmerensis genome:
- a CDS encoding GGDEF domain-containing protein — protein MTGWDAEAPSRTRAAAPRRPAALLVLSAVLVVAWLAVFELARVLDYQPHASLWFPPVAVTLATFMVLGWRGAPAIAIACVLATLLSFYRTSAHPAVPGRAVLSYALLFTAQQFCVWGGLAWLLRRVGRVVSSSSLPRAVTCFILGGGVASLLSACLGGAGLVVTGAIDLPSMLAQLIPWAIGDYAGLLALGPLAIVAVLRLAERLQIVPQPGIPRLSGMIEPAGSVSAYLVKLALLLGVTLVVMALAAVLPRQPAVVFALFVVVVIQLWIVHTHGMLQALTAIAAFSLLIAVATPLLRLEAQALALQFAMISLAANSYFGLAVPGLYADNTRLRHALVRDPVTGALSRTGFLEQVLNDLQLAAQDPRPLAVIVADMDNLKAINDQFGHAAGDAALRAFVKRCRHCLRPGQLLGRRGGDEFALYLPLTTPERADALIDTLRAALAKPGEDDGFATGLSASFGLALCHRRDLDAEALEELLERADAAMYADKRQHRTVAVR, from the coding sequence ATGACCGGCTGGGACGCCGAGGCGCCGTCTCGCACGCGCGCCGCGGCGCCGCGCCGTCCCGCCGCGCTGCTGGTGCTGTCGGCCGTGCTGGTGGTGGCGTGGCTGGCGGTCTTCGAGTTGGCGCGGGTGCTGGACTATCAGCCGCATGCGAGCCTGTGGTTTCCGCCGGTGGCGGTGACGTTGGCGACGTTCATGGTGCTGGGCTGGCGCGGCGCGCCGGCGATCGCCATCGCCTGCGTGCTGGCCACGCTGCTCAGCTTCTATCGCACGAGCGCTCATCCCGCCGTCCCCGGCCGAGCGGTCCTGTCGTATGCACTGCTGTTCACCGCGCAACAGTTCTGCGTCTGGGGCGGGCTGGCCTGGCTGCTGCGTCGCGTCGGCCGGGTCGTGTCCTCGAGCAGCCTGCCGCGCGCGGTCACCTGCTTCATCCTCGGGGGCGGGGTAGCCTCGCTGCTGTCCGCCTGCCTGGGCGGTGCGGGGCTGGTGGTCACCGGCGCCATCGACCTGCCGAGCATGCTGGCGCAGTTGATCCCGTGGGCGATCGGCGACTACGCCGGCCTGCTGGCGCTCGGCCCGCTGGCGATCGTCGCGGTGCTGCGTCTGGCCGAGCGGCTGCAGATCGTGCCGCAGCCAGGTATTCCGCGCCTGTCGGGGATGATCGAACCGGCCGGAAGCGTCTCTGCCTACCTGGTCAAGCTCGCGCTGCTGCTCGGCGTCACCCTGGTGGTGATGGCGCTCGCGGCGGTGTTGCCGCGGCAGCCGGCGGTGGTCTTCGCGCTGTTCGTGGTGGTGGTGATCCAGTTGTGGATCGTGCATACCCACGGGATGCTGCAGGCGCTGACGGCAATCGCCGCCTTCAGCCTGCTGATCGCCGTCGCCACGCCGTTGCTACGGCTCGAGGCGCAGGCGCTCGCGCTGCAGTTCGCCATGATCAGCCTGGCGGCGAACAGCTACTTCGGCCTGGCCGTTCCCGGGTTGTACGCCGACAACACGCGGCTGCGCCATGCGCTGGTGCGCGATCCGGTGACCGGGGCGCTGTCGCGGACCGGATTCCTGGAGCAGGTGCTCAACGATCTGCAACTGGCTGCGCAGGATCCGCGTCCACTGGCGGTGATCGTCGCCGACATGGACAACCTCAAGGCGATCAACGACCAGTTCGGACACGCCGCCGGCGATGCGGCCTTGCGCGCCTTCGTCAAGCGCTGCCGCCACTGTCTGCGGCCGGGGCAGTTGCTCGGGCGCCGCGGCGGCGACGAGTTCGCGCTGTACCTGCCGCTGACCACGCCGGAGCGGGCGGACGCGTTGATCGACACGCTGCGCGCGGCGCTTGCCAAGCCTGGCGAGGACGACGGGTTTGCGACCGGGCTGTCGGCCAGCTTCGGCCTGGCCCTGTGCCACCGCCGGGATCTGGACGCGGAGGCGCTGGAGGAACTGCTCGAACGCGCCGACGCGGCGATGTACGCGGACAAACGGCAGCACCGCACCGTGGCCGTTCGCTGA
- a CDS encoding MFS transporter permease has translation MSPIDPLSTLFAPSATKSALLCATSFGWYALYWFYRNWRALRLLSGRRWVSPVWRSVFSLLWVFACFRGLERTIGAQRGALVGWLGPALAYVCLSLLGAWPSALSLLTLLSWTPVLLVNQRLVRFKQSHGLPRNPAERFNAWTWTWLAIAGPVALLVMVGMVVAIAGVQHHIKVDLPTR, from the coding sequence GTGTCCCCCATCGATCCCCTGTCCACGCTGTTCGCGCCATCGGCCACCAAGTCGGCCTTGCTGTGCGCGACGAGCTTCGGCTGGTATGCGTTGTACTGGTTCTACCGCAACTGGCGCGCGTTGCGCCTGCTGTCCGGGCGCCGGTGGGTCTCGCCGGTGTGGCGGTCGGTGTTCTCGCTGCTCTGGGTGTTCGCCTGCTTCCGCGGGCTGGAACGCACCATCGGCGCGCAGCGTGGCGCGCTGGTCGGCTGGCTGGGGCCGGCGCTGGCCTATGTCTGCCTGAGCCTGCTGGGCGCGTGGCCCTCGGCGCTGTCGCTGCTGACGCTGTTGAGCTGGACGCCGGTGCTGCTGGTCAACCAGCGTCTGGTCCGCTTCAAGCAATCGCACGGCCTGCCGCGCAACCCGGCCGAACGGTTCAACGCCTGGACCTGGACGTGGCTGGCGATCGCCGGGCCAGTAGCGCTGCTGGTGATGGTGGGGATGGTGGTGGCGATCGCCGGGGTGCAGCACCACATCAAGGTCGACTTGCCGACCCGATAG
- a CDS encoding YitT family protein translates to MPDDGTVVTAGPLTPPPDSAGTVQDARALRHSVAEDVQGMLLATLVASLGLAVFAHGGLMIGGMAGVAFLLHYALGWNFGLMFVLVNLPFYWLSVRRMGWEFTLKTFAAVAACGLLTDLLPRWAQWATMTPLFSALVGGALVGLGILFFIRHRASLGGVGILAVYLQRSRGWSAGKVQMSFDAALMAVAFWLLAPQQVLYSAIGAVVLSLVLMFNHRSGRYMGV, encoded by the coding sequence TTGCCCGACGACGGCACCGTCGTCACCGCCGGGCCGCTGACCCCGCCGCCGGATTCGGCCGGCACCGTGCAGGATGCGCGCGCCTTGCGCCATAGCGTGGCCGAGGACGTGCAGGGCATGCTGCTGGCGACCCTGGTGGCCTCGCTGGGCCTGGCGGTGTTCGCCCATGGCGGCTTGATGATCGGCGGCATGGCCGGCGTGGCCTTCCTGCTGCACTACGCGCTGGGCTGGAACTTCGGACTGATGTTCGTGCTGGTCAACCTGCCGTTCTACTGGCTGTCGGTGCGGCGCATGGGCTGGGAGTTCACCCTCAAGACCTTCGCCGCGGTGGCCGCCTGCGGCCTGTTGACCGACCTGCTGCCGCGCTGGGCGCAGTGGGCGACGATGACGCCGCTGTTCTCGGCGCTGGTCGGCGGCGCGTTGGTCGGGCTCGGCATCCTGTTCTTCATCCGTCACCGCGCCAGCCTCGGCGGCGTCGGCATCCTCGCGGTCTACCTGCAGCGCAGCCGCGGCTGGAGCGCGGGCAAGGTGCAGATGAGCTTCGACGCGGCGCTGATGGCGGTGGCGTTCTGGCTGCTGGCGCCGCAGCAGGTGCTGTACTCGGCGATCGGTGCGGTGGTGCTGAGCCTCGTGCTGATGTTCAACCACCGCTCTGGCCGCTACATGGGCGTGTGA
- a CDS encoding DUF72 domain-containing protein, which translates to MALRIGISGWRYPRWRGVFYPSDLIQRRELEYAAQCFRSVELNGSFYSLQTPKSYAAWHDATPRDFVFAVKGPRFVTHLKRLRDCEQPLANFFASGLLALGPKLGPLLWQLPPSLAFDHDLLDTFLALLPRTSEAALALARKRDAARMRDRSLLQIDRNRRLRHALEVRHPSFATPEAVALLRKHRVALVQADTAGKWPYLEDVTADFLYLRLHGDAQLYASGYDDKALDTWARRIEAWHRGSEPADAQRVGPRAPARVRRDVYCYFDNDMKVHAPFDARRLAQRLGVPTPCPARGDGDG; encoded by the coding sequence ATGGCCTTGCGCATCGGCATTTCCGGCTGGCGCTATCCGCGCTGGCGTGGCGTCTTCTACCCGTCCGACCTGATTCAGCGGCGGGAGTTGGAATACGCCGCGCAGTGCTTCCGCTCGGTGGAACTCAACGGCTCGTTCTATTCGCTGCAGACCCCGAAAAGCTATGCCGCCTGGCACGACGCCACGCCGCGCGACTTCGTGTTCGCGGTCAAGGGCCCGCGCTTCGTCACCCACCTGAAGCGGCTGCGCGACTGCGAGCAGCCGCTGGCCAATTTCTTCGCCTCCGGCCTGCTCGCGCTCGGGCCGAAGCTGGGACCGCTGCTATGGCAGTTGCCGCCGTCGCTGGCCTTCGACCACGACCTGCTGGACACCTTCCTGGCGCTGCTGCCGCGCACCAGCGAGGCCGCCCTGGCGCTGGCGCGCAAGCGCGACGCTGCACGCATGCGCGACCGCAGCCTGCTGCAGATCGACCGCAATCGGCGCCTGCGTCATGCGCTGGAAGTGCGCCATCCCAGCTTCGCCACGCCGGAGGCGGTGGCCTTGCTGCGCAAGCACCGCGTGGCGCTGGTGCAGGCCGATACCGCCGGCAAGTGGCCGTACCTGGAAGACGTGACCGCCGACTTCCTGTACCTGCGCCTGCACGGCGATGCGCAGCTCTATGCCAGCGGCTACGACGACAAGGCCCTCGACACCTGGGCCCGGCGCATCGAGGCCTGGCACCGCGGCAGCGAGCCCGCCGACGCGCAGCGGGTCGGCCCACGCGCCCCGGCGCGGGTACGGCGCGACGTGTACTGCTACTTCGACAACGACATGAAGGTGCATGCGCCATTCGACGCACGGCGCCTGGCGCAACGGCTGGGCGTGCCGACGCCGTGCCCGGCGCGCGGCGACGGCGACGGTTGA
- a CDS encoding DNA-3-methyladenine glycosylase I — MSSYCDIAPGHPVHGHYHDHEYGVPQRAEADLFERLVLEINQAGLSWELMLKKREGFRAAYAGFDVDTVAAFGEADVLRLLGDAGIIRNRLKVQAAIHNAQVIQGLRASHGSFAAWLDAQHPRSKAEWIKLFKRTFRFTGGEITGEFLMSLGYLPGAHRDDCPAFARIAQLDPPWMRAG, encoded by the coding sequence ATGAGCAGCTATTGCGATATCGCCCCCGGGCACCCGGTGCACGGCCACTACCACGACCACGAGTACGGCGTGCCGCAACGCGCCGAAGCCGACCTGTTCGAGCGGCTGGTGCTGGAGATCAACCAGGCCGGATTGAGCTGGGAGCTGATGCTGAAGAAGCGCGAAGGCTTCCGCGCCGCCTACGCCGGGTTCGACGTGGACACGGTGGCGGCCTTCGGCGAGGCCGACGTGCTGCGCCTGCTCGGCGACGCCGGCATCATCCGTAACCGGCTCAAGGTGCAGGCCGCGATCCACAACGCGCAGGTGATCCAGGGCCTGCGGGCCAGCCACGGCAGCTTCGCCGCGTGGCTGGACGCGCAGCATCCGCGCAGCAAGGCCGAGTGGATCAAGCTGTTCAAGCGTACCTTCCGCTTCACCGGCGGCGAGATCACCGGCGAGTTCCTGATGAGCCTGGGCTACCTGCCCGGCGCGCACCGCGACGACTGCCCGGCGTTCGCGCGCATCGCGCAGCTGGATCCGCCGTGGATGCGCGCCGGCTGA
- a CDS encoding DUF4153 domain-containing protein encodes MDTPPDLPRQTRAFIVLVALLQGALLYLAQRGAESGLWPFGSLGGQVCWYTLVLTVPTMTLLSVRHLGAPRLWQHTIALAVLVTALSAWAVWNATGAPGLRPGQVLGPFGATVALAMFVLLPWLQCRLQHGRWQAPYRDLFEHAWQNALTLALALLFVGICWLVLWLWGALFALVKLTLFYDLFRQTAFIYLATGTMFGLGILIGRTQQRAVQVMRQILFAICTGLLPLLAFVAVLFALSLPFTGLQPLWETRAAASILIAVVATLVVFVNAVYQDGTADVPYPAWLQRVIDAGLLSLPLYSGLALYALWLRIGQYGWSTERFAGVLVAVIACGYACGYAWAVLRPGARWLQPLAPVNRALSWVVIGLALAACSPLLDPYRIVVGNQLQRLADGRTSAAQLDLAYLRFDSGRRGYRAVQSLREVPAFADDPVQRERLQRMLQRQQRWGGDNDDAPRSADPLQVRQRIALAAGSADPGAAWWQALLAGKIEDGNCRREGAQCVALRRDLDGDGHDDVLLCDASVGYGVECRIHTDVGNGWSDVARTHFFPRRGDNADALYQALRDGKLQLLPRRWPDLQLPGTRRTEVYPADPNDQTD; translated from the coding sequence ATGGACACGCCCCCCGACCTGCCACGCCAGACCCGCGCCTTCATCGTGCTGGTGGCCTTGCTGCAAGGCGCGCTGCTGTACCTGGCGCAGCGCGGCGCCGAGAGCGGCCTGTGGCCGTTCGGCTCCCTGGGCGGACAGGTGTGCTGGTACACCCTGGTGCTGACCGTGCCGACCATGACCCTGCTGTCGGTGCGGCACCTGGGCGCGCCGCGCCTGTGGCAGCACACCATCGCGCTGGCGGTGCTGGTGACGGCCCTGTCCGCCTGGGCGGTCTGGAACGCCACCGGCGCGCCCGGCCTGCGCCCCGGCCAGGTGCTGGGCCCGTTCGGTGCCACCGTGGCGCTGGCGATGTTCGTGCTGCTGCCGTGGCTGCAGTGCCGGCTGCAGCACGGGCGCTGGCAGGCGCCGTACCGCGACCTGTTCGAACACGCCTGGCAGAACGCGCTGACCCTGGCGCTGGCGCTGCTGTTCGTGGGGATCTGCTGGCTGGTGCTATGGCTGTGGGGCGCCTTGTTCGCGCTGGTCAAGCTGACCCTGTTCTACGACCTGTTCCGGCAGACGGCCTTCATCTACCTGGCCACCGGCACCATGTTCGGCCTGGGCATCCTGATCGGCCGCACCCAACAGCGTGCGGTGCAGGTGATGCGGCAGATCCTGTTCGCGATCTGCACCGGGCTGCTGCCGCTGCTGGCATTCGTGGCGGTGCTGTTCGCGTTGAGCCTGCCGTTCACCGGCCTGCAGCCGCTGTGGGAGACCCGCGCCGCAGCCAGCATCCTGATCGCGGTGGTGGCCACGCTGGTGGTCTTCGTCAATGCGGTGTACCAGGACGGCACGGCCGACGTGCCCTACCCGGCCTGGCTGCAACGGGTGATCGACGCCGGGCTGCTGAGCCTGCCGCTGTATTCAGGGCTGGCGCTGTACGCGTTGTGGCTGCGCATCGGGCAGTACGGCTGGAGTACCGAGCGCTTTGCCGGGGTGCTGGTCGCGGTGATCGCCTGCGGCTACGCATGCGGTTATGCCTGGGCGGTGCTGCGACCGGGCGCGCGCTGGCTGCAGCCGCTGGCGCCGGTGAACCGGGCGCTGTCATGGGTGGTGATCGGCCTGGCACTGGCGGCCTGCTCGCCGCTGCTGGACCCCTACCGCATCGTCGTCGGCAACCAGCTGCAGCGCCTGGCCGACGGCCGCACCAGCGCGGCGCAACTGGATCTGGCCTACCTGCGCTTCGACAGCGGCCGCCGCGGCTACCGCGCCGTGCAATCGCTGCGCGAAGTGCCTGCGTTCGCCGACGACCCGGTGCAGCGCGAGCGCCTGCAGCGCATGCTGCAGCGCCAGCAGCGCTGGGGCGGCGACAACGACGATGCACCGCGCAGCGCCGATCCGCTGCAGGTGCGCCAGCGCATCGCGCTGGCCGCGGGCAGCGCCGACCCCGGCGCCGCGTGGTGGCAGGCACTGCTGGCCGGAAAGATCGAGGACGGCAACTGCCGACGCGAGGGCGCGCAGTGCGTGGCGCTGCGCCGCGACCTGGACGGCGATGGCCACGACGACGTGCTGCTGTGCGACGCCAGCGTCGGCTACGGCGTCGAATGCCGCATCCACACCGACGTGGGCAACGGCTGGAGCGACGTGGCGCGAACCCACTTCTTCCCGCGCCGCGGCGACAACGCCGATGCGCTCTACCAGGCGTTGCGCGACGGCAAGCTGCAGTTGCTGCCGCGGCGCTGGCCCGACCTGCAACTGCCCGGGACCCGGCGTACCGAGGTGTACCCTGCCGACCCCAACGACCAGACCGATTGA
- a CDS encoding YqgE/AlgH family protein has protein sequence MSALPTPLANQLLIALPALSDPNFARSVALICQHDENGAMGVVVNRASEYTLGEVLEQMGIETIDAVLREQVVLSGGPVHPERGFVIHDGAHGWDSSLAFADGLFLTTSRDVLEAMARGEGPRNAVVALGCAGWGAGQLEYELGENSWLTAPADAELLFELPLERRWQTAAGRIGVDLFRLTDYSGHA, from the coding sequence ATGTCCGCTTTGCCCACGCCTCTGGCCAACCAACTGCTGATCGCGCTGCCGGCGCTGTCCGATCCCAACTTCGCCCGCAGCGTGGCGCTGATCTGCCAGCACGATGAGAACGGCGCGATGGGCGTGGTGGTCAACCGCGCCTCCGAATACACGCTGGGCGAAGTGCTGGAACAGATGGGCATCGAAACCATCGACGCCGTGCTGCGCGAGCAGGTGGTACTCAGCGGCGGGCCGGTGCATCCGGAACGCGGCTTCGTCATTCACGACGGCGCGCACGGCTGGGATTCCAGCCTGGCGTTCGCCGACGGCCTGTTCCTGACCACCTCGCGCGACGTGCTCGAGGCGATGGCGCGCGGCGAAGGGCCGCGCAATGCGGTGGTCGCGCTGGGCTGCGCCGGCTGGGGCGCCGGCCAGCTGGAATACGAACTGGGCGAGAACAGCTGGCTGACCGCGCCGGCCGACGCCGAACTGCTGTTCGAACTGCCGCTGGAGCGGCGCTGGCAGACCGCGGCCGGGCGCATCGGCGTGGACCTGTTCCGCCTCACCGACTACAGCGGGCATGCCTGA
- the ruvX gene encoding Holliday junction resolvase RuvX gives MPEPGAPAPASPAPATIRRDGTVLGFDVGHRRIGVAVGSPFGNGARALAVIDVHAQGPDWPALDRLHAEWRPHGLVVGDPLTLDGADQPNRKRAHAFARELGARYRLPVVLVDERSSSVEAAQRFAVDRAAGRKRRRDAAALDAVAAAVIVERWLAAPDDALPPP, from the coding sequence CTGCCCGAGCCTGGCGCGCCGGCGCCCGCCAGCCCCGCGCCCGCGACGATCCGCCGCGACGGCACCGTGCTCGGTTTCGACGTCGGCCACCGCCGCATCGGCGTGGCCGTCGGCAGCCCGTTCGGCAACGGCGCGCGCGCGCTGGCGGTGATCGACGTGCACGCGCAGGGGCCGGACTGGCCGGCGCTGGATCGCCTGCATGCCGAATGGCGGCCGCACGGCCTGGTGGTCGGCGATCCGCTCACCCTCGACGGCGCCGACCAGCCCAACCGCAAGCGCGCGCATGCCTTCGCCCGCGAACTCGGCGCGCGCTACCGCCTGCCGGTGGTGCTGGTCGACGAACGCTCCAGTTCGGTCGAGGCCGCGCAACGCTTCGCGGTGGACCGTGCCGCCGGCCGCAAGCGCCGCCGCGACGCCGCCGCGCTGGACGCGGTGGCCGCCGCGGTGATCGTGGAGCGCTGGCTGGCCGCGCCCGACGACGCCCTTCCCCCTCCCTGA
- a CDS encoding aspartate carbamoyltransferase catalytic subunit — MTDPQLDSNGRLRHLLTLEGLPRATLLQLLDRAGQIRDAAVGRVGKRSVLAGTAVCTLFFEPSTRTRSSFQLAAQRLGADVLNFDASTSSTRKGETARDTLKNLEAMGVRGFVVRHPEDGAVERLAEAAGEGTALINAGDGRSAHPTQGLLDMLTLRHAKGGDFSKLKLVIVGDVKHSRVARSDLHALRTLGAGEVRVCGPRALLPDDDTLDGCVVGEDFDAMLDGVDAVMMLRLQRERMEEGLVTSLEDYHGRYGLTAERLRRASKDAVVLHPGPINRGVEITDEVADGAQSCILRQVANGVAVRMAVLETLLG; from the coding sequence ATGACTGATCCGCAACTCGATTCGAACGGGCGCCTGCGCCACCTGCTGACCCTGGAAGGGCTGCCGCGCGCCACGCTGCTGCAACTGCTGGACCGCGCCGGACAGATCCGCGACGCGGCGGTGGGCCGGGTCGGCAAGCGCAGCGTGCTGGCCGGCACCGCGGTGTGCACGCTGTTCTTCGAACCGTCCACGCGCACCCGCAGTTCGTTCCAGCTGGCCGCGCAGCGGCTCGGTGCCGACGTGCTGAACTTCGACGCCTCCACCTCGTCCACGCGCAAGGGCGAGACCGCGCGCGACACGCTGAAGAACCTGGAAGCGATGGGCGTGCGCGGCTTCGTCGTGCGTCACCCCGAGGACGGTGCGGTGGAACGCCTGGCCGAGGCGGCGGGCGAGGGCACCGCGCTGATCAACGCCGGCGACGGGCGCAGCGCGCATCCCACCCAGGGCCTGCTCGACATGCTGACCCTGCGCCACGCCAAGGGCGGCGACTTCTCCAAGCTCAAGCTGGTCATCGTCGGCGACGTCAAGCATTCGCGGGTGGCGCGCTCGGACCTGCATGCGCTGCGCACCCTCGGTGCCGGCGAAGTGCGGGTCTGCGGCCCGCGCGCGCTGCTGCCCGACGACGACACCCTGGACGGTTGCGTGGTCGGCGAGGACTTCGACGCCATGCTCGACGGCGTGGACGCGGTGATGATGCTGCGCCTGCAGCGCGAGCGCATGGAGGAAGGCCTGGTGACCTCGCTGGAGGATTACCACGGCCGCTACGGTCTGACCGCCGAGCGCCTGCGCCGCGCGTCAAAGGACGCGGTGGTGCTGCACCCGGGTCCGATCAACCGCGGTGTGGAGATCACCGACGAGGTCGCCGACGGCGCGCAGTCGTGCATCCTGCGCCAGGTCGCCAACGGCGTGGCGGTGCGCATGGCGGTGCTGGAAACCTTGCTGGGCTGA
- a CDS encoding M1 family metallopeptidase, with amino-acid sequence MILVLRRAAFAAACLSLVAAAQANAATAAAADGAGTYDPQALFAPLQLPQPANAYRSGGGVPGPQYWQNRADYDLHATLEPATHTLRGQETITYSNRSPDTLDVLWLQLDQNLYRADARGRTLRAARADRPAPQSTDGVRIAKVELEQGGKRVPATFLIDDTRMRVDLPQPLASGKALKLHIDYAYTVPGTWGGRTAVTPTPDGDIYEIAQWYPRMAVYDDLRGWDTQPYLGAEFYLEYGDFDYAVTVPWNYLVAGSGELVNPAQVLTATQRQRLAQAAASDTTVTIRGADEVGNPASRPSASGTQTWRFHMDHTRDVAFAASPAFVWDAARINLPAGKHALAMSVYPRSAVGSDKWGRSTEFVKASIEHFSQWYPYPWPAAVNLGGHGAGMEYPGIVFDDMEDGGKPLFWITAHELGHGWFPMIVGSNERRHAFMDEGFNTFIDVYASDAINHGEFAPKRDGEYAPGGGNPVDEILPLLADAKAPTLLDRADATSETYRHPLTYFKGALGLVLLREQILGPARFDPAFRKYIAMWAYKHPTPSDFFRLMESESGEDLSWWWRGWYFNNWQLDMGVRAAAYVDHDPAKGLLVTLRSRQKLVMPATLRIDFADGSHLDQRVPVETWMQQTQPQIRVPSTQKVLHVTLDPDHVLPDADRSDNRLDTVS; translated from the coding sequence ATGATCCTTGTCCTGCGCCGCGCTGCGTTCGCCGCGGCCTGTCTTTCCCTTGTCGCCGCCGCTCAGGCCAATGCAGCCACTGCTGCTGCCGCGGATGGCGCCGGCACCTACGATCCGCAGGCGCTGTTCGCGCCGTTGCAGTTGCCGCAGCCGGCCAACGCCTATCGCAGCGGCGGCGGCGTGCCCGGCCCGCAATACTGGCAGAACCGCGCCGACTACGACCTGCACGCCACCCTGGAGCCGGCCACGCATACGCTGCGCGGCCAGGAGACCATCACCTACAGCAACCGCAGCCCGGACACGCTGGACGTGCTGTGGCTGCAGTTGGATCAGAACCTGTACCGCGCCGATGCCCGCGGCCGTACGCTGCGCGCCGCGCGTGCCGACCGACCCGCGCCGCAGAGCACCGATGGCGTCCGTATCGCCAAGGTGGAACTGGAACAGGGCGGCAAGCGCGTGCCGGCGACCTTCCTGATCGACGACACGCGCATGCGCGTGGACCTGCCGCAGCCGCTGGCCAGCGGCAAGGCGCTCAAGCTGCACATCGACTACGCCTACACCGTGCCCGGCACCTGGGGCGGCCGTACCGCGGTCACGCCCACCCCTGATGGCGACATCTACGAGATCGCGCAGTGGTATCCGCGCATGGCGGTGTACGACGACCTGCGCGGCTGGGACACCCAGCCCTACCTGGGCGCGGAGTTCTACCTGGAGTACGGCGATTTCGACTACGCGGTGACGGTGCCGTGGAACTATCTGGTGGCCGGTTCCGGGGAACTGGTGAATCCGGCGCAGGTACTCACCGCCACCCAGCGCCAGCGCCTGGCGCAAGCGGCCGCCAGCGACACGACGGTGACCATTCGCGGTGCCGATGAAGTGGGCAACCCGGCCAGCCGGCCCAGCGCCAGCGGCACCCAGACCTGGCGCTTCCACATGGACCACACCCGCGATGTGGCCTTCGCTGCTTCGCCGGCCTTCGTCTGGGACGCGGCGCGGATCAACCTGCCCGCGGGCAAGCACGCGCTGGCGATGTCGGTGTATCCGCGCAGTGCGGTCGGCAGCGACAAGTGGGGCCGCTCCACCGAGTTCGTGAAGGCTTCGATCGAGCACTTCTCGCAGTGGTATCCGTACCCGTGGCCGGCGGCGGTGAACCTGGGCGGCCACGGCGCCGGCATGGAGTATCCGGGCATCGTCTTCGACGACATGGAGGACGGCGGCAAGCCACTGTTCTGGATCACCGCGCACGAACTGGGCCACGGCTGGTTCCCGATGATCGTCGGCTCCAACGAGCGCCGCCACGCGTTCATGGACGAGGGCTTCAACACCTTCATCGACGTCTATGCCTCCGACGCGATCAACCATGGCGAATTCGCGCCCAAGCGCGATGGCGAGTACGCGCCCGGCGGCGGCAACCCGGTGGACGAGATCCTGCCGCTGCTGGCCGACGCGAAAGCGCCGACCCTGCTCGACCGCGCCGATGCCACCAGCGAGACCTACCGGCATCCGCTGACCTACTTCAAGGGCGCGCTGGGCCTGGTGCTGTTGCGCGAACAGATCCTCGGGCCGGCGCGCTTCGATCCGGCGTTCCGCAAGTACATCGCCATGTGGGCGTACAAGCATCCCACGCCGTCGGATTTCTTCCGGCTGATGGAGAGCGAGTCCGGCGAGGACCTGAGCTGGTGGTGGCGCGGCTGGTACTTCAACAACTGGCAGTTGGACATGGGCGTGCGCGCGGCCGCCTACGTCGACCACGACCCGGCAAAGGGCCTGCTGGTGACCTTGCGCAGCCGCCAGAAGCTGGTGATGCCGGCGACCTTGCGCATCGACTTCGCCGACGGCAGTCATCTGGACCAGCGCGTGCCGGTGGAGACCTGGATGCAGCAGACCCAGCCGCAGATCCGCGTGCCGAGCACGCAGAAGGTGCTGCACGTGACCCTGGATCCGGACCACGTGCTGCCCGACGCCGACCGCAGCGACAACCGCCTCGATACGGTGAGCTGA